In Mongoliitalea daihaiensis, one DNA window encodes the following:
- a CDS encoding XdhC family protein produces MKELQEIIQQYYTYLANNEACALATVVKVDGSAYRRPGARMLVSENGQLTGAISGGCLEGDALRKAQAVIFKQKSSIVTYDTTDEDDQKFGIGLGCNGIIHVLIEPIQFEEVLNPIKLLEIALGKRETAVLLTLVDLDPTATDQPGTLACIQAEESHLSSRAQKLSHLNQFIDDTAYLTSLQSSIIQKIASEETLYCLVEPIHPPVHIWLFGAGNDTIPVTKFAQLLGWEVTLIDGRKTHANEVRFPGVNRIFVRSAEDALEGLSADAHTVALLMTHNFEYEATLLEGLLPLPLPYIGILGPKKKSLKLFERLENKGFAIPHERIYGPMGLHIGAEGSEAIALSVLSEIMAVLHHKPAGFLRELDGPIHASL; encoded by the coding sequence ATGAAAGAACTCCAGGAAATCATACAGCAATACTACACCTATCTAGCAAATAACGAAGCCTGTGCCTTAGCTACTGTCGTAAAAGTCGATGGATCAGCTTATCGACGTCCGGGCGCACGCATGTTGGTATCCGAGAATGGCCAATTAACAGGTGCTATATCTGGCGGATGCCTCGAAGGTGATGCCTTGAGAAAAGCTCAAGCAGTTATTTTTAAGCAAAAATCCAGTATAGTTACCTATGATACAACGGATGAAGACGATCAGAAATTCGGTATTGGGCTTGGTTGTAATGGTATTATTCACGTGCTTATCGAGCCTATCCAATTTGAAGAAGTATTGAACCCTATTAAACTGCTTGAAATTGCACTTGGCAAAAGGGAAACAGCTGTTTTGTTAACATTGGTAGATCTCGATCCGACAGCTACCGATCAGCCGGGAACCTTGGCTTGCATTCAAGCCGAGGAAAGCCATTTGTCTAGTCGAGCCCAAAAACTTTCCCATCTCAATCAATTTATAGATGATACAGCATATTTAACTAGTTTACAATCATCTATCATTCAAAAAATAGCGTCTGAAGAAACACTTTACTGTTTGGTCGAGCCCATTCATCCACCGGTTCATATTTGGCTGTTTGGTGCAGGCAATGATACCATTCCTGTAACCAAATTCGCACAACTATTGGGCTGGGAAGTAACGTTGATTGATGGAAGAAAAACCCATGCCAATGAAGTGCGTTTCCCTGGTGTCAATCGAATCTTTGTTCGCTCTGCTGAAGACGCCTTGGAAGGATTATCCGCAGATGCACACACTGTAGCGTTGCTGATGACACATAATTTTGAGTATGAAGCCACCCTTTTGGAAGGTCTTCTTCCCCTACCCTTGCCTTATATTGGAATTTTAGGTCCAAAAAAGAAATCATTGAAGTTATTTGAACGCTTGGAAAACAAAGGGTTTGCCATCCCTCATGAGCGAATCTATGGTCCAATGGGTTTGCATATCGGTGCAGAAGGCAGTGAAGCAATTGCTTTATCGGTTTTAAGTGAGATCATGGCTGTACTTCATCATAAACCTGCGGGATTTTTAAGGGAGTTGGATGGACCTATCCATGCATCCTTATGA
- a CDS encoding nucleotidyltransferase family protein has protein sequence MNSYGAIILAAGQSSRLGKPKQLLEYKGKKLLQHAIDAVTPIVHENFRVVLGAYTSEILTSFEPVSFPYVHNEEWPLGMATSLKTGLTSLLNQTSVEGIFLLVSDQPFVDSEIVKSLLDKHIKENKKLVASAYGHTLGVPAFIHATYFDELLGLKQDAGAKKLFYRYSSDLAQLDFPKGSFDVDTQEDFLKLIQP, from the coding sequence ATGAACAGTTATGGCGCCATTATCTTAGCTGCTGGACAGTCTAGTCGCTTAGGCAAACCCAAGCAATTGCTCGAATACAAGGGTAAAAAATTATTACAACACGCCATCGATGCTGTTACCCCAATTGTTCATGAAAATTTTCGAGTCGTATTGGGAGCCTATACCAGCGAAATTTTAACCTCCTTTGAACCGGTCAGTTTTCCCTATGTTCACAACGAGGAATGGCCACTTGGAATGGCTACTTCTTTGAAAACTGGTTTAACCTCATTGCTCAACCAAACGAGTGTCGAGGGTATATTTTTATTAGTTTCAGATCAACCTTTTGTTGATAGTGAAATAGTTAAATCACTATTAGATAAGCATATAAAAGAGAATAAAAAATTGGTTGCCTCTGCCTATGGGCATACTTTGGGAGTACCTGCTTTCATTCATGCCACGTACTTTGATGAATTATTGGGGTTGAAACAAGATGCTGGTGCGAAGAAACTTTTTTATCGCTACTCTAGCGATCTTGCCCAGTTGGATTTTCCGAAAGGAAGCTTCGATGTCGATACCCAAGAGGATTTTTTAAAACTTATCCAACCCTAG
- the tyrS gene encoding tyrosine--tRNA ligase — protein sequence MNNFIEELRWRGMLQDMTPEIEEHLSKGMASAYLGFDPTADSLHIGHLVGVMTLLHFQRAGHKPFALVGGATGMIGDPSFKSAERNLLDKSSLDHNVACLQDQLGKFLNFSEGAANKAELVNNYDWMSQFSFLDFIRDVGKYITVNYMMAKDSVKRRLEDGNGLSFTEFSYQLIQGYDFYHLWKNQNVSIQLGGSDQWGNIVTGTELIRKMEGGSAFALTVPLITKADGTKFGKTESGSVWLDPEKTSPYKFYQFWLNVSDEDARKYIRIFTVLDQQTIESLESEHAAAPHLRVLQREIAKQVTLMVHGEADYEMAVKASEILFGKSSTEDLASLDERTFLQVFEGVPQAELTQEEYHACPSLVDLLSEKTSSVIFPSKGEARKMIQGGGVAINKEKVSDPQLKPAFALLQGKYLLVQKGKKNYFIVSITEN from the coding sequence ATGAACAATTTTATTGAGGAATTACGCTGGAGAGGGATGCTTCAGGACATGACCCCTGAAATCGAGGAACATTTATCCAAAGGGATGGCTTCAGCTTACCTCGGTTTTGATCCAACGGCGGATTCTTTGCATATTGGACATCTAGTCGGTGTCATGACTTTGTTGCATTTCCAACGGGCCGGACACAAACCGTTTGCATTGGTAGGTGGGGCAACAGGTATGATTGGCGACCCAAGTTTTAAATCAGCTGAACGAAATTTATTGGATAAATCCTCCCTAGATCACAATGTAGCTTGCCTGCAAGATCAATTAGGTAAATTTTTGAATTTTTCGGAAGGTGCGGCGAACAAGGCTGAACTTGTTAATAATTATGACTGGATGTCTCAGTTTAGCTTCCTGGATTTTATCCGAGATGTAGGAAAATACATTACAGTGAATTACATGATGGCGAAAGATTCGGTTAAAAGAAGGTTGGAAGACGGAAACGGTCTTTCTTTTACTGAATTTTCCTATCAATTGATACAAGGGTATGATTTTTATCATTTATGGAAAAATCAAAACGTTAGCATTCAGCTAGGTGGTTCCGATCAATGGGGAAATATCGTAACAGGTACAGAATTAATCCGCAAAATGGAAGGAGGTTCTGCATTTGCCCTGACGGTTCCTTTGATCACCAAAGCAGATGGCACCAAGTTTGGAAAAACAGAGTCAGGTTCGGTTTGGTTGGATCCAGAAAAAACCTCCCCGTACAAGTTTTATCAGTTTTGGCTGAATGTATCGGATGAAGATGCGAGGAAATACATTCGGATTTTCACAGTTTTGGATCAGCAAACTATTGAAAGTTTAGAAAGTGAACATGCAGCAGCTCCTCACTTGAGAGTTTTGCAGCGGGAAATTGCCAAGCAGGTTACGCTTATGGTTCATGGGGAAGCAGATTATGAGATGGCAGTCAAAGCTTCTGAAATTCTCTTTGGAAAATCTTCTACCGAAGATCTGGCATCTTTAGATGAGCGTACGTTTCTTCAGGTATTCGAAGGTGTTCCGCAGGCAGAACTTACCCAAGAAGAATATCATGCTTGCCCTAGCCTAGTGGATTTATTATCAGAGAAGACTAGCAGTGTAATATTCCCATCCAAAGGAGAAGCACGAAAAATGATCCAAGGTGGTGGTGTTGCGATCAATAAAGAAAAAGTATCAGATCCACAACTGAAACCTGCTTTTGCGCTCTTACAAGGGAAGTATTTACTAGTTCAGAAGGGAAAGAAAAACTATTTCATCGTCAGCATCACAGAAAACTAA
- a CDS encoding TetR/AcrR family transcriptional regulator, whose amino-acid sequence MAAKDREKKEKLILDGAIKLFNTKGYTATKMEDVAKQAKISKGLTYFYFKNKEDLYMAVTKKAFDELRAVFREVYKVKGRTGMEMLTELTGKYIDFVLENRMLNEAILNFMNLVQMYNKEELRSAIHPLILESEHFQKLLEIQHDCGKLGIQMVSLGIKDGSIRPELQAEITFYTIWSMLIGFERLSGPVDYEGKDLKIHLENWKPGFIKLMQEMLKGTIQASKPKVVQASLF is encoded by the coding sequence ATGGCAGCTAAGGATCGCGAGAAAAAAGAAAAATTGATTTTAGACGGAGCAATCAAACTCTTCAACACCAAAGGTTATACGGCGACAAAAATGGAGGATGTCGCCAAACAAGCCAAAATCAGCAAAGGGCTCACCTATTTTTATTTTAAGAACAAGGAGGATTTGTATATGGCTGTAACCAAAAAAGCCTTTGATGAGCTTCGGGCGGTATTCCGAGAAGTGTACAAAGTTAAGGGTCGTACAGGCATGGAAATGCTGACCGAATTGACTGGAAAGTACATCGACTTTGTCTTAGAAAATAGAATGCTGAATGAGGCTATTTTAAATTTTATGAATCTAGTTCAAATGTATAATAAAGAGGAGTTGAGAAGCGCTATCCATCCCTTGATTTTAGAAAGCGAGCATTTTCAGAAACTTCTAGAAATACAGCATGATTGTGGGAAGTTGGGTATTCAGATGGTTTCATTAGGAATAAAGGATGGCAGTATTCGTCCCGAATTGCAGGCCGAAATCACATTTTATACCATATGGAGCATGTTGATTGGTTTCGAGCGCCTTTCAGGGCCTGTGGATTACGAAGGTAAAGATTTGAAAATTCACCTTGAAAATTGGAAGCCTGGCTTTATTAAATTGATGCAGGAAATGCTTAAAGGAACCATTCAGGCCTCCAAACCTAAGGTTGTTCAAGCCTCTTTATTTTAA
- a CDS encoding YihY/virulence factor BrkB family protein — MIEKIRKLTVYQILRDTVKDFFSGESMGLAAGTAFYTIFSLPALLIIILNIGATLYTESEIKFEILHQIEELAGPESRETLEEILDNFEGSSSNMISNFVAFLLLAFSATTVFVSLQNAINHIWHIKAKPQKGLIKFAVNRLLSFSLVASIGFILLISLILDAIFVIINNYLADYLIVDLPFNFAAVAHFALAQALFVVIFALMYKILPDARVRWKDTWMGAIVTMVLFGVGKYLIGIYLGNSNLGSTYGAAGSLVILLIWVYYSVVIFLFGAQITYYIAENVGGSIIPKNEAVKVELREIE; from the coding sequence ATGATCGAAAAAATAAGAAAACTAACGGTATACCAAATTTTGAGGGATACGGTGAAGGATTTCTTTTCTGGAGAATCAATGGGACTAGCAGCTGGAACAGCTTTTTACACAATTTTCAGTTTGCCAGCCTTGTTAATCATCATTTTAAATATTGGGGCTACCCTGTACACGGAAAGTGAAATTAAATTTGAAATCCTTCATCAGATAGAAGAGCTCGCAGGACCTGAGAGTCGAGAAACCTTGGAGGAAATTTTAGATAATTTTGAGGGTAGCAGCTCCAATATGATTTCCAATTTTGTAGCATTTCTCTTGCTTGCATTTAGCGCGACCACCGTTTTTGTGAGTTTACAGAATGCCATCAATCACATTTGGCATATCAAAGCCAAACCTCAGAAAGGCTTGATAAAATTTGCTGTTAATCGGCTCTTAAGTTTCTCATTGGTAGCTTCCATTGGCTTTATTCTTTTGATTTCCTTGATTTTGGATGCCATTTTTGTAATCATCAATAATTACTTGGCGGATTATTTGATCGTGGATTTACCCTTCAATTTTGCCGCAGTAGCACATTTTGCTTTAGCTCAAGCCTTGTTTGTGGTTATCTTTGCTCTGATGTATAAAATACTACCAGATGCACGGGTACGCTGGAAAGATACTTGGATGGGCGCCATCGTCACCATGGTATTATTTGGGGTAGGCAAGTATTTGATTGGGATCTATTTAGGCAATTCCAACCTTGGAAGTACCTACGGAGCTGCAGGTTCTTTGGTAATTCTACTCATATGGGTTTATTATTCAGTAGTGATTTTTCTTTTTGGAGCCCAAATCACCTATTACATAGCTGAAAATGTAGGAGGAAGCATCATCCCAAAAAACGAAGCAGTCAAGGTGGAACTGAGGGAAATAGAGTGA
- a CDS encoding aldo/keto reductase, which produces MKTLAFNNGDQLPIIGLGTWKSKPGQVYQAVLWALEAGYRHIDCAAIYNNQSEVGQAFTKAFSDGIVRREELFVTSKLWNSNHRLEDVEVGLKETLRDLRLDYLDLYLIHWPVSFKKGVEFAQNREEYYTYQDVPLEQTWEGMEACFANGLTKHIGVSNFNSSKLNEILKTCKVAPEMNQVEMHPFLPQDTLVKFCKEHGMLMTAYSPLGSGDRSSSIKKADEPSLLQHALIQELASKYACSAAQLLIAYHVARGIAVIPKSINQERIHENLAAGAIVIEANDMETLKNIDTKYRFIDGTFYTGPRSPYSLEDLWEKE; this is translated from the coding sequence ATGAAAACACTAGCGTTTAATAACGGAGACCAACTACCCATAATCGGTTTAGGAACATGGAAATCTAAACCGGGACAAGTATATCAGGCAGTTTTATGGGCCTTAGAAGCAGGCTATAGACACATTGATTGTGCGGCGATTTACAATAATCAATCAGAAGTAGGGCAGGCCTTCACCAAAGCATTTTCGGATGGCATTGTCAGGCGAGAGGAATTGTTTGTTACGTCCAAGCTATGGAACTCCAATCATCGCTTGGAAGACGTGGAAGTAGGTTTGAAAGAAACTCTCCGCGATCTTCGCTTGGATTATTTGGATTTATATTTGATTCATTGGCCTGTAAGCTTTAAGAAAGGGGTGGAGTTTGCCCAAAACAGGGAGGAGTACTATACCTATCAGGATGTTCCCTTAGAACAAACTTGGGAAGGGATGGAAGCTTGTTTCGCAAATGGACTCACCAAGCATATTGGAGTTTCTAATTTTAACAGCAGTAAGTTGAACGAAATCCTGAAAACATGTAAAGTAGCGCCAGAAATGAATCAGGTAGAAATGCATCCTTTTTTACCCCAAGATACGCTGGTAAAGTTCTGCAAGGAGCATGGTATGCTGATGACGGCTTACTCTCCACTAGGCTCGGGCGATCGCTCTTCTTCCATCAAAAAAGCAGATGAACCCAGTTTACTCCAGCATGCGCTCATTCAAGAGTTGGCTTCTAAATATGCATGCTCTGCGGCACAGTTATTGATTGCTTATCATGTAGCAAGGGGAATTGCCGTAATTCCAAAATCCATCAATCAGGAACGAATCCATGAAAATTTGGCAGCAGGGGCTATTGTAATTGAAGCAAACGATATGGAAACATTAAAGAACATTGACACCAAGTATCGATTTATCGACGGTACTTTTTACACAGGTCCCAGGAGCCCATATTCCTTGGAAGACCTATGGGAAAAAGAATAA
- a CDS encoding NmrA family NAD(P)-binding protein, with protein sequence MKKKIAIAGAGGYIGRWFIDRFKDRYDIVALSRREAVQPVVDGVTWKQVELFSITSTIEALEGIDYAIYLIHSMSASTRLNQGSFQDTDLLLADNFARAAAANKIEQILYLGGILPKDLELEAISIHLRSRLEVEETLASKGVPVTALRAGIIVGPGGSSFDMMYHLVQKLPVLVCPQWTQSETQAISLEDALTIMDSCLGNPNVYGRAFEIGSPEILTYKGMLEMTAKAMGKKRWIVSVPVFSVGFSKLWVSYFGKTPMSLVSPLVESLKHTLTVSDHLAFREKDIDYLDYNTAAKKALDPDAKLPALPPFKSFAGDKNTVRSIQRLPNTRHQSALWVANRYKVWLPTFFSFLINAKENSRGDIGFHLLNFPKPMLQLTLIPDRSDMKRQLFYITGGWLVKRYDYGWLEFREVMGGKYMISAIHEFVPRLPWFIYVNTQARIHLWVMNRFKKYLEKFKF encoded by the coding sequence ATGAAAAAGAAAATAGCCATAGCAGGTGCAGGAGGTTACATCGGAAGATGGTTTATCGATCGATTTAAAGACCGCTATGACATCGTGGCTCTCAGCAGAAGAGAGGCTGTACAGCCGGTGGTAGATGGGGTCACTTGGAAGCAGGTGGAGCTATTTTCCATCACTTCAACAATTGAAGCTCTTGAGGGTATTGACTATGCTATTTATTTGATTCATTCCATGTCTGCATCTACCCGCCTCAATCAGGGTAGCTTTCAGGATACGGATTTATTATTGGCAGATAATTTTGCGAGAGCTGCTGCAGCCAATAAAATTGAGCAAATTTTATATTTAGGAGGTATTTTACCCAAAGATTTAGAGTTGGAGGCCATCTCCATCCATTTGCGCAGTCGACTGGAAGTAGAAGAAACCCTCGCATCGAAGGGAGTTCCAGTAACTGCCCTCAGAGCGGGTATAATTGTTGGTCCAGGAGGTTCCTCTTTTGATATGATGTATCATTTGGTACAAAAGCTTCCTGTTCTAGTGTGTCCCCAATGGACCCAATCCGAAACGCAAGCCATCTCTTTGGAAGATGCGCTGACTATCATGGATAGTTGTTTGGGTAATCCTAATGTCTATGGACGCGCATTTGAAATCGGTTCGCCCGAAATCCTAACCTACAAAGGCATGTTGGAAATGACGGCGAAGGCAATGGGCAAAAAACGCTGGATTGTATCCGTTCCGGTATTTTCCGTAGGTTTTTCCAAGCTTTGGGTTTCCTATTTTGGTAAAACCCCTATGTCTTTGGTATCCCCTCTGGTGGAAAGTCTGAAACACACCCTCACGGTTTCAGATCACTTGGCTTTTCGGGAAAAAGATATTGACTACTTAGACTATAATACTGCTGCAAAAAAGGCATTGGATCCGGATGCGAAATTACCGGCATTACCTCCTTTTAAATCCTTTGCAGGCGATAAAAATACTGTTCGAAGTATCCAACGCCTCCCCAATACGCGGCATCAAAGTGCTTTGTGGGTTGCCAATCGATACAAAGTTTGGTTACCGACCTTTTTTAGTTTTCTAATCAATGCCAAGGAAAATAGCAGAGGGGATATTGGCTTTCATCTATTGAACTTCCCCAAACCTATGCTCCAACTGACGCTCATTCCTGATCGCAGCGATATGAAACGACAGCTTTTTTATATTACTGGAGGATGGCTGGTCAAGCGGTATGATTACGGATGGTTGGAATTTAGGGAAGTCATGGGAGGGAAATATATGATTTCCGCCATTCATGAATTTGTTCCTCGATTGCCTTGGTTTATTTATGTGAATACGCAGGCAAGAATCCATCTTTGGGTGATGAACCGCTTCAAAAAGTATCTGGAGAAATTTAAATTTTAG
- a CDS encoding NAD(P)/FAD-dependent oxidoreductase: protein MHEQKPVCIIGAGLSGLIAAFELEKAGYTPLILEASDGVGGRVRTDAVKGFLCDRGFQVLNTAYPEAQRYLDYDSLQLKKFAPGAIVLKPGSSFAIHDPLRDPMKLFGMAFSEVGSLTDKVKIFTLTNKLKGLSDEEIFAEESQPTLQFLKEYGFSDIIINNFFKPFFKGIFLENDLSTSSRMFKFVFKMFALGHAAVPEKGMGQISEQLKSKLRTTEIRLNTPVESIQGTTIALQNGEVIEAKKVIVACRPDKLIPQMSGQVNPYRKVINVYFALDHSFTASPMISLVTDPQFIINNLVFMTDVSKAYAPKGKALLSVSVVQPVKNNEQLISMIGIELEALTGISASYFEHVTTYELTEALPDVQDMKGDITPTQAKLMDGVFLAGDYMLNASINAAMTSGRRAAEALILSEQPPL, encoded by the coding sequence ATGCACGAACAAAAACCCGTTTGTATCATAGGCGCTGGACTATCAGGACTGATAGCAGCGTTTGAGTTAGAAAAGGCTGGATATACACCACTGATTTTAGAAGCATCCGATGGAGTAGGGGGACGTGTGCGCACAGATGCTGTCAAAGGATTTCTTTGCGACAGAGGATTCCAAGTATTGAATACGGCCTATCCGGAGGCTCAGCGTTATTTGGATTACGATTCCCTTCAATTGAAAAAATTTGCTCCAGGAGCAATTGTGTTAAAACCGGGCAGTAGTTTCGCCATTCATGATCCTTTACGGGATCCTATGAAACTCTTTGGAATGGCTTTCTCGGAAGTAGGCAGTTTGACCGATAAGGTCAAAATATTTACCCTTACCAATAAGTTGAAAGGTCTTTCAGATGAGGAAATATTTGCAGAAGAATCTCAACCGACGCTTCAATTTCTGAAAGAATATGGTTTTTCAGATATCATCATCAACAATTTTTTTAAACCCTTTTTCAAAGGTATTTTCTTGGAAAATGACCTGAGCACTTCTTCCAGGATGTTTAAATTTGTCTTTAAGATGTTTGCTTTGGGACATGCCGCAGTACCAGAAAAAGGTATGGGGCAGATTTCGGAACAGTTAAAAAGCAAGCTGAGAACAACGGAAATCCGGTTGAATACGCCAGTAGAAAGTATTCAAGGAACTACCATTGCACTTCAAAATGGAGAAGTGATTGAGGCGAAAAAAGTCATTGTTGCATGTAGACCGGATAAGCTTATACCCCAAATGAGTGGGCAAGTGAATCCTTACAGAAAAGTAATCAACGTATATTTTGCACTAGATCATTCCTTTACTGCAAGTCCAATGATTTCATTGGTTACTGATCCTCAGTTTATCATAAATAACCTGGTATTCATGACAGATGTAAGCAAAGCCTATGCACCAAAAGGCAAAGCACTGCTTTCTGTTTCTGTGGTTCAACCTGTAAAAAATAATGAGCAACTGATCTCTATGATTGGAATAGAGTTGGAAGCGTTGACAGGTATCTCGGCTTCTTATTTTGAGCATGTCACAACGTACGAACTAACTGAAGCTTTACCCGATGTACAGGATATGAAGGGTGATATTACACCAACCCAAGCCAAATTGATGGATGGAGTCTTTTTAGCAGGGGACTATATGCTGAATGCCTCTATTAATGCCGCAATGACCTCTGGCAGAAGGGCTGCAGAAGCTTTGATTTTATCTGAACAGCCTCCATTGTAG
- a CDS encoding serine hydrolase domain-containing protein, which yields MIRKIFLYICLLGISLQSSIYAQIYFPPAGQWAEKNPQELNVSAAKLADAIRFAQAIESTQDPNLKLAHYQSAFGREPFGYPVGPMKDRGASTGLIIYKGYIIGKWGDPDRVDLTFSVAKSILSTTAGLAVDAGLIRSEKDLVYPYMAPIIPYNPAQTLQNKADHMFQEDVFDLFAGEHNRKITWEHLLRQTSDWEGSLWGKPDWADRPTGSSMDWLTRERHEPGTVYKYNDTRVNVLALALLNVWRRPLPVVLKERVMDKIGASPTWRWTGYENSFVIMDGQIVQSVSGGSHWGGGLFISAYDQARFGYLTLRNGKWNGEQIVSEAWINKSKTPTSVQTNYGFMNYFLNTDKKEIPSAPESAFYHLGAGTNMVYVDPENELVIVARWINNNEKAALVEKVLEAIEK from the coding sequence ATGATACGAAAAATCTTTCTTTACATTTGTTTGCTCGGCATAAGTTTGCAAAGCAGCATATACGCACAAATCTATTTTCCTCCAGCAGGTCAATGGGCAGAAAAAAATCCTCAAGAGCTGAATGTATCTGCTGCTAAACTTGCCGATGCCATTCGCTTTGCGCAGGCAATCGAAAGCACCCAAGATCCCAATCTCAAATTGGCGCATTACCAGTCTGCTTTTGGTCGGGAACCTTTTGGTTATCCTGTTGGTCCTATGAAAGATAGAGGAGCGTCCACAGGTTTGATTATTTACAAGGGCTATATCATCGGAAAATGGGGAGACCCAGATCGAGTAGACTTGACTTTTTCAGTAGCTAAAAGCATCCTATCCACCACAGCGGGCTTAGCAGTAGATGCTGGATTGATCCGTTCAGAAAAAGATTTGGTGTATCCTTACATGGCACCTATCATCCCCTACAACCCTGCTCAAACCCTGCAGAATAAAGCCGATCATATGTTTCAAGAAGATGTTTTTGATTTGTTTGCGGGAGAACATAATCGAAAAATTACCTGGGAACATTTGCTGAGACAAACATCCGATTGGGAGGGTTCCCTTTGGGGAAAACCTGATTGGGCAGATAGGCCTACGGGTAGTTCCATGGACTGGCTAACGCGAGAAAGACATGAACCTGGAACAGTCTATAAGTACAATGATACTCGCGTAAATGTCCTGGCATTGGCTTTGTTGAATGTTTGGAGACGTCCGTTGCCTGTGGTCTTAAAAGAGCGGGTGATGGATAAAATCGGTGCGAGTCCTACTTGGAGATGGACAGGATATGAGAATTCATTTGTAATTATGGACGGGCAAATTGTACAATCTGTCAGTGGTGGTTCGCATTGGGGAGGTGGCTTGTTTATTTCTGCTTACGATCAAGCAAGATTTGGATACCTTACCTTGCGTAACGGGAAGTGGAATGGTGAACAAATTGTCTCTGAAGCTTGGATAAACAAATCCAAAACTCCAACCTCTGTTCAGACCAATTATGGTTTTATGAATTATTTCCTAAATACAGATAAAAAAGAAATCCCTAGTGCACCCGAATCAGCCTTTTATCACCTTGGTGCAGGTACCAATATGGTGTATGTAGATCCTGAAAATGAACTAGTAATCGTAGCTCGGTGGATCAACAACAATGAAAAAGCTGCATTGGTGGAGAAGGTATTGGAGGCGATCGAGAAGTGA
- a CDS encoding cysteine desulfurase family protein → MKAPIYLDYNATTPCHPEVLEEMLPFFTKHFGNAASKHHPYGWIAEEAVELARARVAQAIGAKPKEIIFTSGATEAINQAIKGTYFNFEGERQHYITCLTEHKAVLDTFQTLESWGAEVTYLPVNGKGEIDLSILQASLRPHTKMIALMWANNETGLIHPMDEIFAIAERHGVILFTDAVQGVGKIPVTTSHCHLMALSAHKFYGPKGVGALFIRHNDTFAKPKQILDGGNHEKGFRSGTLNVPGIVGMGKAAEIARKSIGSNSTQMEELRNSLENAICQLPGISINGSVSHRLPHVSNLAFEGVQGEDLLFQLNKTIACSSGSACSSITPKASHVLKAMGLSDEQGKASIRFSLGWSTTKEDIEIAIQAVRECVEKLRVSSGQ, encoded by the coding sequence ATGAAGGCACCTATCTACTTGGATTACAATGCTACTACACCCTGTCATCCCGAAGTTTTGGAGGAGATGCTTCCCTTTTTTACCAAACATTTCGGGAATGCGGCAAGCAAGCATCACCCATATGGGTGGATAGCAGAAGAGGCAGTGGAGTTGGCCCGTGCAAGAGTAGCTCAAGCCATCGGAGCCAAACCCAAAGAAATCATTTTTACTTCAGGTGCGACCGAGGCTATCAACCAAGCCATCAAGGGAACTTATTTCAATTTCGAGGGAGAACGCCAACATTACATCACCTGTTTAACCGAACATAAGGCAGTTTTAGACACCTTCCAAACCTTGGAAAGTTGGGGAGCAGAGGTTACCTATTTACCAGTGAATGGCAAAGGGGAGATCGATTTGTCAATTTTGCAAGCATCTCTGCGGCCTCACACCAAAATGATTGCCTTGATGTGGGCAAATAACGAAACAGGCTTGATTCACCCGATGGATGAAATATTTGCCATTGCTGAGAGGCATGGAGTAATCCTTTTTACCGATGCTGTCCAAGGTGTAGGAAAAATCCCTGTGACAACTTCCCATTGCCATTTGATGGCGCTTTCAGCCCATAAATTTTATGGCCCCAAAGGCGTGGGAGCTTTATTCATACGGCACAACGATACTTTTGCCAAACCTAAACAGATCCTAGATGGAGGAAACCATGAAAAAGGATTCCGGAGCGGTACATTGAATGTTCCGGGCATTGTAGGCATGGGTAAAGCCGCTGAAATTGCCCGAAAGTCCATAGGTAGTAATTCTACCCAAATGGAGGAACTACGTAATTCCCTTGAAAATGCGATCTGTCAATTGCCCGGTATCTCGATCAATGGCAGCGTCAGCCATCGTTTACCACATGTCAGCAACTTAGCATTTGAAGGGGTACAAGGGGAAGATTTGCTTTTTCAACTCAATAAAACCATCGCCTGCAGTTCAGGTTCTGCCTGTTCTTCAATTACTCCCAAAGCCTCACACGTTCTCAAAGCCATGGGCCTAAGCGATGAGCAAGGCAAAGCATCCATTCGCTTCTCCCTAGGCTGGTCCACCACCAAAGAAGACATTGAAATAGCTATTCAGGCTGTCAGGGAATGTGTTGAGAAGTTGAGAGTGAGCAGTGGACAGTGA